One part of the Candidatus Sericytochromatia bacterium genome encodes these proteins:
- a CDS encoding TatD family hydrolase: MYYIDATIYASRRSPAELELMSAAGGIAVIEPMTWLGTNRQYAETYIEDFERLVGPEARRAHHFGLGYGACIGILPHEAAQTGLAQAVLNAMPRYLEQDNVVAVGEIGLGSGSAGEEEIFRRQVRLARRHELPIVIQARPSDRQELIAKTLTIAAEEGLPARYMLVNGVNEATALNVRRFGAWAGLTVDPNTHLRPEAIVSLIHREGTDGYVLNSAAGRMLGDPLAVPRTARAMAEANLPLSTIEKVTFHNPKWFYSQGHALPLGVWGDKVSALASPERLAPRAQTNGQAYPAEVARVR; the protein is encoded by the coding sequence TCGAGCCGATGACGTGGCTGGGAACCAACCGCCAGTACGCCGAAACCTACATCGAAGACTTCGAGCGTCTGGTCGGCCCCGAAGCACGGCGCGCCCACCACTTCGGCCTCGGCTACGGCGCCTGCATCGGCATCCTGCCGCATGAAGCCGCCCAGACCGGGCTGGCCCAGGCCGTGCTCAATGCGATGCCGCGTTACCTGGAGCAAGACAACGTGGTCGCCGTGGGCGAGATTGGCCTGGGTTCCGGCAGCGCCGGCGAGGAAGAGATTTTCCGACGCCAGGTGCGTCTGGCGCGTCGCCATGAGCTGCCGATCGTGATCCAGGCGCGTCCGTCCGACCGTCAGGAGCTGATCGCCAAGACCCTGACGATCGCGGCGGAGGAAGGTTTGCCGGCCCGTTACATGCTGGTGAACGGCGTCAACGAAGCGACCGCGCTGAACGTGCGTCGGTTCGGCGCCTGGGCCGGGCTGACGGTGGACCCCAACACCCACCTGCGCCCCGAGGCGATCGTCAGCCTGATTCACCGTGAGGGCACCGATGGCTACGTGCTCAACAGCGCCGCCGGCCGCATGCTGGGCGACCCGCTGGCGGTGCCCCGCACGGCCCGCGCGATGGCCGAGGCCAACCTGCCCCTCAGCACGATCGAGAAGGTCACCTTCCACAACCCCAAGTGGTTCTACTCTCAGGGTCACGCCCTGCCGCTCGGCGTCTGGGGTGACAAGGTCAGCGCGCTGGCCTCGCCCGAACGGTTGGCCCCCCGCGCCCAGACGAACGGCCAGGCCTATCCGGCCGAGGTCGCCCGGGTGCGCTGA